The Dioscorea cayenensis subsp. rotundata cultivar TDr96_F1 chromosome 7, TDr96_F1_v2_PseudoChromosome.rev07_lg8_w22 25.fasta, whole genome shotgun sequence genome includes a region encoding these proteins:
- the LOC120264830 gene encoding transcription factor MYB33-like isoform X2 has protein sequence MMANEQIGSPSLSIEDACGSGGSPSSGGSTMKKGPWTSAEDAILVDYVRRNGEGNWNSVQKHSGLARCGKSCRLRWANHLRPNLKKGPISPDEEKLIIELHARMGNKWARMAAHLPGRTDNEIKNFWNTRIKRRQRAENSARRLVAQGYGSQQLGLMNQVTNHLTQLREPEPLFPGFHGNFTNGLLRLDQLSDLSRNVYRTLGTVCPSDPNPNCIKPGFFESSISGSHALLNGTFSASKSSTEAALKLELPSFQCPEMDSSSWLAYPSTPLQTIETHAQNPPADPQVKSDCVSPHNSGLLQELIHQANTLCNSNNQPSSRSSNCSTPLPSGIMESSIVGSCETSMEEFSDPISPLGHSAAYIFSESTTPTSGFLVNELPPSKAAFGAYQAQATAENRRTPNIGNNETLPNFSRPDTSLETDWLEDSVETEESKFILNNALATLLSDDFYGELNNTPMETSSMLDSGAELDSCLWNNMPNFQ, from the exons ATGATGGCGAATGAACAGATTGGTTCACCTTCACTGTCGATTGAAGATGCTTGTGGCAGCGGCGGGTCGCCATCAAGTGGTGGGTCAACTATGAAGAAAGGACCATGGACATCTGCGGAAGATGCTATTCTTGTTGATTATGTCAGAAGAAATGGAGAGGGGAATTGGAATTCTGTGCAGAAGCATTCAGGACTTGCTCGTTGCGGAAAAAGCTGTCGTCTTAGATGGGCTAATCATCTGAGGCCAAATCTGAAGAAAGGTCCCATTTCACCAGATGAGGAGAAGCTCATAATTGAACTTCATGCCAGGATGGGCAATAAATGGGCTCGAATGGCTGCACAT ttaCCAGGTCGGACAGATAATGAGATTAAAAATTTCTGGAATACCCGGATAAAGCGTCGTCAACGTGCTG AAAACTCTGCAAGGCGCCTGGTGGCTCAGGGTTATGGTTCTCAACAGCTTGGCCTTATGAATCAAGTAACGAATCATCTCACACAGCTTCGAGAACCAGAACCGCTGTTTCCTGGCTTTCATGGCAACTTCACTAATGGGCTCCTCCGATTGGATCAGTTAAGTGATTTGTCTAGAAATGTATACAGGACCCTCGGAACGGTATGTCCTTCTGATCCTAATCCCAATTGTATAAAACCAGGGTTCTTTGAAAGTTCGATTAGTGGCAGCCATGCCCTTTTAAATGGCACGTTCTCTGCTTCAAAGTCCTCCACTGAGGCGGCTTTGAAGTTGGAGCTCCCTTCATTCCAATGTCCAGAAATGGATTCTTCTAGCTGGCTTGCATATCCTTCTACTCCGCTTCAAACCATTGAAACACATGCACAGAATCCACCGGCAGACCCACAAGTGAAATCTGATTGTGTATCACCGCATAACAGTGGTCTTCTGCAAGAATTAATCCATCAGGCGAATACACTATGCAATTCCAATAATCAGCCATCTTCAAGGAGCTCAAACTGTTCTACTCCATTACCTAGCGGAATCATGGAAAGTTCAATAGTTGGGTCTTGTGAGACCAGCATGGAAGAATTCAGTGACCCAATTTCACCTCTGGGCCATTCTGCTGCTTATATCTTCAGCGAAAGCACAACTCCTACCAGTGGTTTCCTTGTCAATGAACTTCCACCTTCCAAAGCTGCTTTTG GTGCATACCAAGCACAGGCGACAGCTGAAAATCGTCGAACACCTAATATAGGAAATAATGAAACTCTGCCAAATTTCTCAAGACCTGATACTTCATTGGAGACAGATTGGCTGGAGGATAGTGTTGAAACTGAAGAAAGCAAGTTTATTCTTAACAATGCTTTGGCAACACTTTTGAGTGATGACTTCTATGGTGAATTAAACAACACCCCTATGGAAACATCGTCCATGTTGGATAGCGGTGCGGAACTGGACTCCTGCCTGTGGAATAACATGCCTAATTTTCAGTAG
- the LOC120264830 gene encoding transcription factor GAMYB-like isoform X1 — MMANEQIGSPSLSIEDACGSGGSPSSGGSTMKKGPWTSAEDAILVDYVRRNGEGNWNSVQKHSGLARCGKSCRLRWANHLRPNLKKGPISPDEEKLIIELHARMGNKWARMAAHLPGRTDNEIKNFWNTRIKRRQRAGNRGYVPYTPPFPENSARRLVAQGYGSQQLGLMNQVTNHLTQLREPEPLFPGFHGNFTNGLLRLDQLSDLSRNVYRTLGTVCPSDPNPNCIKPGFFESSISGSHALLNGTFSASKSSTEAALKLELPSFQCPEMDSSSWLAYPSTPLQTIETHAQNPPADPQVKSDCVSPHNSGLLQELIHQANTLCNSNNQPSSRSSNCSTPLPSGIMESSIVGSCETSMEEFSDPISPLGHSAAYIFSESTTPTSGFLVNELPPSKAAFGAYQAQATAENRRTPNIGNNETLPNFSRPDTSLETDWLEDSVETEESKFILNNALATLLSDDFYGELNNTPMETSSMLDSGAELDSCLWNNMPNFQ, encoded by the exons ATGATGGCGAATGAACAGATTGGTTCACCTTCACTGTCGATTGAAGATGCTTGTGGCAGCGGCGGGTCGCCATCAAGTGGTGGGTCAACTATGAAGAAAGGACCATGGACATCTGCGGAAGATGCTATTCTTGTTGATTATGTCAGAAGAAATGGAGAGGGGAATTGGAATTCTGTGCAGAAGCATTCAGGACTTGCTCGTTGCGGAAAAAGCTGTCGTCTTAGATGGGCTAATCATCTGAGGCCAAATCTGAAGAAAGGTCCCATTTCACCAGATGAGGAGAAGCTCATAATTGAACTTCATGCCAGGATGGGCAATAAATGGGCTCGAATGGCTGCACAT ttaCCAGGTCGGACAGATAATGAGATTAAAAATTTCTGGAATACCCGGATAAAGCGTCGTCAACGTGCTG GAAATCGAGGCTATGTACCTTATACACCTCCATTTCCAGAAAACTCTGCAAGGCGCCTGGTGGCTCAGGGTTATGGTTCTCAACAGCTTGGCCTTATGAATCAAGTAACGAATCATCTCACACAGCTTCGAGAACCAGAACCGCTGTTTCCTGGCTTTCATGGCAACTTCACTAATGGGCTCCTCCGATTGGATCAGTTAAGTGATTTGTCTAGAAATGTATACAGGACCCTCGGAACGGTATGTCCTTCTGATCCTAATCCCAATTGTATAAAACCAGGGTTCTTTGAAAGTTCGATTAGTGGCAGCCATGCCCTTTTAAATGGCACGTTCTCTGCTTCAAAGTCCTCCACTGAGGCGGCTTTGAAGTTGGAGCTCCCTTCATTCCAATGTCCAGAAATGGATTCTTCTAGCTGGCTTGCATATCCTTCTACTCCGCTTCAAACCATTGAAACACATGCACAGAATCCACCGGCAGACCCACAAGTGAAATCTGATTGTGTATCACCGCATAACAGTGGTCTTCTGCAAGAATTAATCCATCAGGCGAATACACTATGCAATTCCAATAATCAGCCATCTTCAAGGAGCTCAAACTGTTCTACTCCATTACCTAGCGGAATCATGGAAAGTTCAATAGTTGGGTCTTGTGAGACCAGCATGGAAGAATTCAGTGACCCAATTTCACCTCTGGGCCATTCTGCTGCTTATATCTTCAGCGAAAGCACAACTCCTACCAGTGGTTTCCTTGTCAATGAACTTCCACCTTCCAAAGCTGCTTTTG GTGCATACCAAGCACAGGCGACAGCTGAAAATCGTCGAACACCTAATATAGGAAATAATGAAACTCTGCCAAATTTCTCAAGACCTGATACTTCATTGGAGACAGATTGGCTGGAGGATAGTGTTGAAACTGAAGAAAGCAAGTTTATTCTTAACAATGCTTTGGCAACACTTTTGAGTGATGACTTCTATGGTGAATTAAACAACACCCCTATGGAAACATCGTCCATGTTGGATAGCGGTGCGGAACTGGACTCCTGCCTGTGGAATAACATGCCTAATTTTCAGTAG
- the LOC120264832 gene encoding TLC domain-containing protein 4-B-like, translating to MQVSKTSVMAIKAYQYKAEVLVKDYLLADPFVHYTSVFGGIFMCKMVYDLTQLISSYYFKGYASLTKIQRIEWNNRGMSSVHAIFIAAMSLYLVFFSDLFSDDLANGPITYRNSQLSSFTLGVSVGYFFTDLVMIFWLYPCLGGMEYVLHHALSACAIIYAMLSGEGQIYTYMVLISEATTPGVNLRWFLDTAGMKRSTAYLVNGVVVFFAWLVARILLFIYLFYHVHTHYDQIEQMHTAGYLLVFIVPASLGVMNLMWFMKILKGLLKTLAKRQ from the exons ATGCAGGTTTCTAAGACTTCAGTTATGGCAATCAAGGCCTATCAATATAAAGCAGAAGTTCTGGTTAAGGATTACTTACTAGCGGATCCATTTGTCCACTATACATCTGTGTTTGGTGGCATTTTCATGTGCAAAATG GTATATGATCTTACTCAGCTGATCAGTTCCTATTATTTCAAAGGATATGCTTCCCTTACCAAGATCCAAAGAATTGAGTGGAACAACCG GGGTATGTCTAGTGTTCATGCCATTTTCATAGCAGCCATGTCATTGTACCTAGTGTTCTTTTCAGATCTCTTCTCTGATGATCTTGCCAACGGACCTATAACATATAGAAATTCTCAGCTCTCTTCTTTTACCTTGGGG GTTTCTGTTGGGTATTTCTTCACAGACCTTGTGATGATATTTTGGCTGTATCCTTGCCTTGGTGGGATGGAATAT GTTCTCCATCATGCATTATCAGCATGTGCAATAATCTATGCGATGTTATCTGGAGAAGGACAGATATACACATACATGGTCCTTATTTCTGAGGCAACCACCCCAGGGGTCAATTTACGATG GTTTCTTGATACTGCAGGAATGAAAAGGTCCACAGCATACCTTGTTAATGGGGTCGTCGTGTTCTTCGCATGGTTG GTTGCTAGAATTCTTCTATTCATATACCTGTTTTACCATGTTCACACACACTATGATCAG ATCGAGCAAATGCACACAGCAGGTTACTTGCTGGTGTTCATAGTACCAGCAAGTTTGGGAGTAATGAACTTGATGTGGTTCATGAAGATTTTGAAAGGACTCCTAAAAACATTAGCTAAAAGGCAGTGA